From a single Erpetoichthys calabaricus chromosome 1, fErpCal1.3, whole genome shotgun sequence genomic region:
- the LOC114665036 gene encoding zinc finger protein OZF-like, with the protein MDVKNEECEADMNIMEKRTTHVKEEDCEWECVQPKQASLGIKVVECELGSVGIKEEAEEKSVSIEVHKYKRTESVKEDEKDGAVTELVSSQSRHCPSPQSSFDVESESLQSEAKRTEEVSSVKTWEDQPSASGKSRKGDKHQCCSECGKQFTSRGYLRIHKRIHTGEKPYYCSQCGKQFLQKTNLQSHQRIHTGEKPYCCSACGKRFLRKSSLQSHQRIHTGEKPYCCLECGKQFLFKNSFQSHQRIHTGVKPYCCCECGKRFLRKSNLQSHQRIHTVEKPHCCSECGKQFLRKSHLQSHQRIHTVEKPYCCSECGVQFLRKSYLQSHQSIHTGEKPYCCSECGKHFLKRSLLHRHQRIHTGVKPYYCSECGKHFSQKRDLQIHQGIHTGEKPYCCSECGKQFLYKSSLQIHQRVHTGEKPYCCSECDKRFSEKSYLQRHQRIHTGEKPYRCSECGKCFARVSNLSTHRKIHT; encoded by the exons ATGGATGTGAAAAACGAGGAATGTGAGGCTGACATGAATATCATGGAGAAACGGACCACACatgttaaggaggaggactgtgaatgGGAGTGTGTCCAACCTAAACAGGCAAGTCTGGGTATTAAAGTTGTGGAATGTGAACTGGGGTCAGTGGGCATTAAAGAAGAGGCTGAAGAGAAGTCTGTCAGCATTGAGGTTCACAAATATAAAAGGACTGAGAGTGtcaaagaagatgaaaaagatGGAGCAGTGACAGAGTTAGTTTCTTCTCAAAGCAGACACTGTCCATCACCACAGTCGTCTTTCGATGTGGAGTctgaatcattacagtctgaAGCAAAGAGGACTGAAGAAGTTTCATCTGTTAAAACTTGGGAAGATCAGCCATCAGCTTCAGGGAAGTCCAGAAAAG GTGATAAACATCAGTGCTGCTCtgagtgtggcaaacaatttaCATCCAGAGGATATCTTCGCatacacaaaagaattcacacaggagagaagccttaTTACTGTTCTCAATGTGGCAAGCAGTTTTTGCAAAAGACgaatcttcagagccaccaaagaattcatacaggagaaaagccttattgctgttctgcaTGTGGCAAGCGTTTTTTGCGAAAGAGcagtcttcagagccaccaaagaattcacacgggagaaaagccttattgctgtttggaatgtggcaagcaGTTTTTGTTCAAGAACAGttttcagagccaccaaagaattcacacaggagtaAAGCCTTATTGCTGTTGTGAATGTGGCAAGCGTTTTTTGCGAAAGAgcaatcttcagagccaccaaagaattcacacggtAGAAAAGcctcattgctgttctgaatgtgggaagcaGTTTTTGCGAAAGAgccatcttcagagccaccaaagaattcacacggtagaaaagccttattgctgttctgaatgtggcgtGCAGTTTTTGCGAAAGAGctatcttcagagccaccaaagtaTTCACACAGGCGaaaagccttattgctgttctgaatgtggcaaacactttttaaaaaggaGTTTACTTCATagacaccaaagaattcacacaggagtgAAACCTTattactgttctgaatgtggcaagcatttTTCACAAAAAAGGGATCTTCAGATCCACCAaggaattcacacaggagagaagccttattgctgttctgaatgtggcaagcagtttTTGTACAAAAGCAGTCTTCAGATCCACCAAagagttcacacaggagagaagccttattgctgttctgaatgtgacaagCGGTTTTCAGAAAAGAGCTATCTTCAAagacaccaaagaattcacacaggagagaagccttaTCGTTGTTCTGAATGCGGCAAGTGCTTTGCACGAGTGAGCAATCTTTCGACTCACCGGAAAATTCATACttga